From Streptomyces qinzhouensis, one genomic window encodes:
- a CDS encoding ABC transporter ATP-binding protein — protein MTTDQYVITAEDLRRSYAGGFEAVRGVSFSVARGEIFALLGTNGAGKTSTVEILEGLSVPSAGSVRVLGHDPYRERSAVRPRVGVMLQEGGFPSDLTVTETARMWGDCTSGARPVAEALGLVGLTARAKVRVSQLSGGERRRLDLALALIGRPEVLFLDEPTTGLDAEGRRDTWDLVRALRDTGTTVLLTTHYLEEAETLADRLAIMHQGVIVTTGSPAEVTAARPARIRFALPPEVPAARLPLSLKAGAAGQQVEIRTHELQESLEELLRWARENGVRLEGLDARAASLEEAFLEIAQTETAGV, from the coding sequence ATGACCACTGACCAGTACGTGATCACGGCCGAGGACCTGCGGCGCAGTTATGCGGGGGGCTTCGAGGCCGTACGCGGAGTCTCCTTCTCCGTGGCCCGCGGCGAGATCTTCGCCCTGCTCGGGACGAACGGCGCCGGCAAGACCTCCACGGTCGAGATCCTCGAAGGGCTCTCCGTCCCCTCCGCCGGATCCGTACGCGTCCTCGGCCACGACCCGTACCGCGAACGCTCCGCCGTCCGCCCCCGGGTCGGGGTCATGCTCCAGGAAGGCGGCTTCCCCTCCGATCTCACGGTCACCGAGACCGCCCGGATGTGGGGCGACTGCACCAGCGGGGCGCGCCCGGTCGCCGAGGCGCTCGGCCTGGTCGGGCTGACGGCCCGGGCCAAGGTCCGGGTCAGCCAGCTCTCCGGCGGCGAACGGCGGCGGCTGGACCTGGCGCTGGCGCTCATCGGCCGCCCCGAGGTCCTCTTCCTCGACGAGCCGACCACCGGTCTTGACGCGGAGGGGCGGCGGGACACCTGGGACCTGGTGCGGGCTCTGCGGGACACCGGCACGACCGTCTTGCTGACCACGCACTATCTGGAGGAGGCGGAGACGCTGGCCGACCGGCTCGCGATCATGCACCAGGGAGTGATCGTCACCACCGGCAGCCCCGCCGAGGTCACGGCCGCCCGGCCGGCCCGGATCCGGTTCGCGCTGCCGCCGGAGGTGCCCGCCGCCCGGCTGCCGCTCTCCCTGAAGGCCGGGGCCGCGGGACAACAGGTCGAGATCCGCACCCACGAACTCCAGGAGTCCCTGGAGGAACTGCTGCGGTGGGCACGGGAGAACGGAGTGCGGCTGGAGGGTCTCGACGCCCGTGCCGCCTCCCTGGAAGAGGCGTTCCTCGAGATCGCGCAGACGGAAACGGCGGGTGTGTGA
- a CDS encoding ABC transporter permease, with protein sequence MATTATNDAGTGAGAGTGAGTARRVTTARKLTVLGRAELTLLLRNRTALFMALAMPLFMVATVQASLKEMDLGKIGMSVAEAAVIGGTGFILLLVVHVNLVPAYVSRREELVLKRLRTGEISDREILIGTALPSVGLALAQLVLLMVASVALLDVGLPERPDLLLAGVVLAVLVLAGLAVVISAWTRTVESSQLTVLPMLLISSIGSGLFVPVELFPEHIGAAAQLLPMTGTMTLIRDGWVGASDGKDLLVATLTALAWIALSVFAVNRWFRWEPRR encoded by the coding sequence ATGGCGACGACGGCGACGAACGACGCGGGTACGGGAGCGGGAGCGGGCACCGGAGCGGGCACGGCCCGGCGGGTCACGACGGCACGGAAGCTGACCGTCCTCGGCCGGGCCGAGCTGACCCTGCTGCTGCGGAACCGGACCGCGCTCTTCATGGCCCTGGCGATGCCCCTGTTCATGGTGGCGACCGTGCAGGCTTCGCTCAAGGAGATGGACCTCGGCAAGATCGGGATGAGCGTCGCGGAGGCCGCGGTCATCGGCGGCACCGGCTTCATCCTGCTGCTGGTGGTCCATGTCAATCTGGTCCCCGCCTATGTGTCCCGGCGCGAGGAGCTGGTCCTCAAGCGGCTGCGCACCGGGGAGATCTCCGACCGGGAGATCCTCATCGGGACGGCACTGCCCTCGGTGGGTCTGGCGCTGGCGCAGCTCGTGCTGCTGATGGTGGCGTCGGTGGCGCTGCTCGACGTCGGCCTCCCGGAGCGGCCGGATCTGCTGCTGGCCGGGGTGGTGCTGGCGGTGCTGGTGCTGGCCGGGCTGGCCGTGGTGATCTCGGCCTGGACCCGGACCGTGGAGAGCTCCCAGCTCACCGTGTTGCCGATGCTGCTGATCTCGTCGATCGGCTCGGGGCTCTTCGTACCGGTCGAGCTGTTCCCCGAGCACATCGGCGCGGCGGCGCAGCTGCTGCCGATGACCGGGACGATGACGCTGATCCGGGACGGCTGGGTCGGGGCCTCCGACGGCAAGGACCTGCTCGTCGCCACGCTCACGGCCCTGGCGTGGATCGCGCTCTCGGTGTTTGCTGTGAACCGGTGGTTCCGCTGGGAGCCGCGCCGCTGA